Below is a genomic region from Salvelinus fontinalis isolate EN_2023a chromosome 38, ASM2944872v1, whole genome shotgun sequence.
TAACTGATAAGAAATTATTCTGTCCTGTCAATACGGGGGGAAAACGATGATGACTAAATTAATGGTAAATCGTTAATAGCTAATTAATAGCTGATAGCTGATTTCTGTCCATCAGAATCTGTCCCAGACTCACATGCTGAACGACCTGATACAGGATGTGAAGGCGAAGGGACACAAGCTGAAGATCTGCCCCCCTGCCGAGTCAAACGTGGTACGTTCCACCCTCATCCGCTTGGTGTGGTCCAGTCCACCACTATAGTCTTTTACTCTACATGGCACAGGAAGTCACTTATTACTGTCAATATGGGTGGTTATTTTTATTAATAGCATACAGGCTATCGTAAATAACCCTTGAGTCATGTTGTACCCCCCCCTCGCGTCTCCAGTCATCTGTAGAATGCAGTCCAGCCCCTTCAGGCTTTCCATGGTAGTGCAACAATTTATGAAATACATGCCTTGTCTAACACTCGTATGTTTTCGCACTCACTCTCTTATTTCCTGGGGTTGTCCTTCAGGGGGCGTTGACGGTGACTCTGCCCAGCCCAGAGCCCCTGACCTCGGCCATGTTCCTCTTCCTACACAGCGTGAAGGAGTCTGGGAAGGGCTCTGTCAACCCCAAGATCCTTTTCAACCAGCTCTGCCAGAAGTAAGAGTCTACATTGTTCTgcatttgtcttttgttttatttttttggcCATCTCGCAGCATTGGTGTTGATGGTGCCGGAACCCAGTATAGGCTATTGTATAGCCATGGGTGTGGACTTAACCTGCTTCCTGTGCTGGTCCatgctaaaatatattttatgaaaAGAACATATGAGGGCTGCCCTGTAGGGTGCCAGAGGAGACACTGAAAGGTTGGCTAAAGCTTTCCTGATTATATTCTCTTTCATTGTGTACTAATGACAAACGTGATCACCAAGAGATATCAATAGATTTCGTTGCCATCAATTCTTCCTTACTTGAGTGATGGAATCGCCGCTGCACAGAAACATTGCCCTGTGGTTGCAGCGTTGGCGATGCATCAATGTTGGACACAGCCTCATATGCAGACAAGCTGCCCTGCTCCCAAGGATCGAGGTCAGCGTTCCCCAACTGGTCTGGCACTTCTCCATTGCCGTGGCAACAGTCAACCACACAATACAGGCAGGGGCCACAGCTTTTACCTGCACTGTTGTCAAGCTGCCATGGCGACCACTTCAGAGAAGAGGTTGTCTCAACCTGCTGGACCCTACCAGCACCTGGTCCATCCAGTCTTCAGTCCACCCTGCTTCCCAGCGCTGCTCAACACTAAACCCATTAACACCAATGCACTCCACACGGAACGGACAATAGACCTCACTGCACAAAATGGCTCTGATGCACTCTGCTTCCAGCTGCAATCAAAACAGCATGGCATGTCCTTGTTCTCTTTAACACGCCGCACCACCTGTGATGGGGTTTGAACCTGAGCATGGTAAACCGGGCTGAGTGGCTGGCCCAGGCAGCCCTCCCAGTTTCATGGTGAAAGCTTATGAACACGGTCCCCTTTGAACATGCTGAACGGTTGGTTAGGTCTCTCTTTAAACGTGTGGTGAATGGTTGGTTGGCTCTTGTTGTTGGAACATGCTGAACGGCTGGTTTGGCCCAGGCTGGCTGTGGTGTGTGGAGCCTGTTGGGTTAGGTAGGACCGGGCTCTGTACAGTTGGCTGTGTCTGGGTGGAATGGGGAACGTTTGGGTGGCTGGAGCGCGGAGACTGTCGGCCGGCTGGGTGCCTCTGGCGGGTCCAAGTAGCCGGCCTTTCATCTGCCCAGGTGTGTGTGAGCAATGCCACCCCTCACCTGGTACCACCTCACCTCAATGCCACCCCTCACCACCTCACCTCAGTGCAGCGCACATGCACTCAGCCGGGCGTACACATAGGCACAACAGGCATGCACGTGCACCAACACACATTCACCCAGTAGACCTCATTTCATGCCCTTCCTCACGCTCATATGCACATGCCTTTATTCAAACCCTTCTTCCATGCACACATTGACTCGACACATACAAATGCACATGCTTACACACCTCATTCCATGTTTCTACGCACACCTATGACCTGCCCTCGCTCTCCCGTACTTCACAAACAaactctacatctctctcctcattctgtCTGTAACTGCATGTCAGTGGGGCAGGGTCAAGAGTCGCTCCCCTATACAGGGACATTCTCCTGATGCTGTTTATGATATTTCTCCTGCAGCGTGTTGACCTTCGGGATGGCAAAAGCCATATACACACTAGGCTGTGTGTGCATGTCCAATCCTCGTCTTTATTACCCGAGGTCTCGTAGCTCAGCGGCGTGTTGACGGCCCTGACCTAGGAATGTGCACCCTAGTGCTTAACGACCCACAGTTTTGTTAAACTGGCTACGTGGATAGGACCCCACGGTGAGTGTTTTTCCTTGGTATTTAAGGCAGATTGAGcctagtgtgttgtgttgtgttcaccCTTGACCAGCTGAGTCACTCCCTGCCTGGCCTGCCCTTCTGGCTGCCCCGCTATACCCaaagccaggcctcctgtgccaGCTGGACGTGTCAGGCTCGGACCAGCGCCAGGCCCAGTGGTTTGGAGGGTCAACACCACACACTGTTTCTGGTGCCAGTGAGAGACTCAGCTTGTACCCAGACCCGCCAACTGGGCCTGTGCTGCTGCGGTGGGGGATGTGTGTATGGTGCACGATAGGAAAAAGCGCTACAATTTATTCCGATGTAAATTGTCATGACTTTGGGCCTGTCATTAAAGCTTAATCGAGAGAATCTTGCGTATGCTTACACAGGAACACTTTTACCCCCCCATTTTCCTTACACTAGCATTCAGTTCAAGAATTATACATACACaatacgaacacacacacacacacacacacttgcacaaatgcactctgcaaacacacacacacacacatacacactgactgaCCTTCTTTCATGAGCTATTTCTACCGACCTGTGTGTAAGTCCAACACATTAGGAAAATAGCAGGGTACAACAATGGGCCACATCTCTAGCAGGCAGCCACACAAAGGCACATGGCCACACAGGTCTGTACATGCACGGACGATCTCCTGCCGCTGAAGCATTGAAGAACAGGCATTCTCGCAGGGAAGGTCACATTCAGCTGGTCTCACAATGCCTGATAAATAATGTCCACAGAGCTGCAGCTGCCTATACAGGGCATTCATTCGATTTCTGATGTTACGTATCACACTTTTGTCTGTCCTTGTGAGGAATAGTCTATATGTGAATGAATGAAAAGATTCAATGCACTCATACGTGTAGGGAGGTGGATAAAAAGCTGCATTCAAGGATGTGAGTATGGCAGAAGAGCGAAAGACGTGGCTAAGAAATAGACCTACACTTATTAAAAGGAATGTCTTTTTAGAAATTATTTCTTGTGGCGCTGTGACTCTGTGAAATGTGATTACATATGAGCCAGGGTGTTCTATAAGTCAGATAAGTGTTGATTTTTATGTTAaagatgtgttttttttttgtttgttttttacatgGATAATAATGAGTGTTTTTTACATGCTTGTGCTGGATAGATAAGTGGCTTTTATTATGTGAACATGTGTTTCGATGTGAAAGCGActcaatgtacactaccgttcaaaagtttgggggtcacttagaaatgtccttgtttttgaaagaaaagtgtATTTTTTGtccataacatcaaattgatcagaaatacagtgtagacattgttaatgttgtaaatgactattgtagctggaaacggcagattttttatggaatatataCATCGGCGTACGCTAtacgcttttctttcaaaaacaaggacatttctaagtgacccgcaaacttttgaacggtagtgtacatttagTCGCTTTCACATCATCAgcagcccattatcagcaaccatcactcctgtgttccaagggcacgttgtgttagctaatccaagtttatcattttaaaaggctaattgatcattagaaaaccttttttgcaataatgttagcacagctgaaaactgttgtcctgattttaaagaagcaataaactggccttctttagactcgttgaatatctggagcatcagcattcgtGGATTCGATTagtctcaaaatggccagaaacaaagacctttcttctgaaactcgtcagcctattcttgttctgagaaatgaaggctattccatgcgagaaattgccaagaaactgaagatcttgtaaaacgctgtgtactactcccttcacagaacagcgcaaactggctctaaccagaatggaaagaggagtgggatgcctctggtggcattgtcatgctggagggtcatgtcaggatgagactgcaggaagggtaccacatgagggaggaggatgtcttccctgtaacgcacagcgttgagattacctgcaatgacaacaagctcagtccgatgattctgtgacacaccgccccagacacACCGccactccacctccaaattgatcccgctctggagtacaggcctcggtgtaacgttcattccttcgatgataaacgcgaatccgaccatcacccctggtgagacaaaatcgcgactcgtcagtgaagagcactttttgccagtcctgtctggtccagtgacggtgggtttgtgcccataggcgacgttgttgccggtgatgtctggtgaggacctgccttatgcagacagtctgagcactgatggagggattgtgcgttcctggtgtaactcgggcagttgttgttgccgtcctgtacctgtcccgcaggtgtgatgttcagatgtaccgatcctgtgcaggtgttgtttcaCGTGgcctgccactgtgaggacgatcagctgtccgtcctgtctccctgtagcgctgtcttaagcGTCTTactgtacggacattgcaatttattgccctgtccACATTTGCAGTTCTCATGCCTCGtttcagcatgcctaaggcacgttcacgcagatgagcagggaccctgggcatctttcttttggtgtttttcagagtctgtagaaaggcctcttaggtgtcctaagttttcaattaactgtgaccttaattgcctaccatctgtaagctgatagtgtcttaacgaccgtttcacaggtgcatgttcattaattgtttatgggtcattgaacaagcatgggaaacagtgtttaaaccctttacaatgaaggtctGTCAAGTTTATTTGGATGTCGAGGTGGTGCGACGTGCCGGGGTTGCCTTGCGTCTGGTACTAACTCATCCGCTGTTAATTGTATTAGCACCGCAGCTGTCTGCATTGGCCAGGGCCAGATTGGGAGCAGCGCTACAGGGCCCTTCGGCCTCTCTTCCACTGGGATGAGCTTCGAGACTGCCCCGTTCCCACTGATCCCATTGGAGCTGCTCGTCTGCCTCTCACCCGTCGCTGCGCCGTGCTCCTTTCCCGGAGAAAATACCCCTAAGACTGCTGCGTGCCTCTGCCTGTCTTTTAATCCCGATTATCACTGTGTGTCGACCAGATACTCCACCAGTCCGACCCGCTTTGTCTTTGAGCTGTTAGATAAGCAGAGTTGGGGATGAGAGTGTTTGGCATACATGCAAGACACGATATGCTTGATAGAAAGGCAAATTCCCCATTGTAATTCCTCATTGTAATGCCTCATTGCACTTCCTCATTGTAATTTCCATTTGAGTTCAATTTCTGTCTTACACTTCCTTTACACAGGATACAAAAGTGGTGGCAAGCTAACAGCTCAAGTATTAAGACAAGTTGGTCAAATGATAAGAAAACATGCTTTAAAACCCAACACTCATTTTGTACACATTTGAAGGAAGATATTCCATTATATGTTTTGGCATCTTTAAAGGGAATGAAATGAGGGACATATGTGATCCGCCCCACTTGCATGTGGCAGAGAGAGGGCaaagggacagaggtagagaaggGGGGCTGAGTTGGTCCTCTAGACCTCCTACTCGTTACCTGTGTTGATGGCAGGTGGCCATTCATCTCTCCCCCAGCTCCAGTCACCTATTCTGGGGCTAGACGTCAACATCCATCGGCACATGGCAGAGACGATCCAGACTGTAGGTGCATCTACTCTGCTGCCAGTTAGAGGATGAATACCTCTGTTCTGATTGGGTTTGGGAGCACGCCCGGAAGAATGGTTCACCAGTTCGAAGGGGTAAATCGTTTGGTTTCATTTGCATTGCACGCCAATCTGGACGGGTCATTGGCCTGTATGTAGAGAGGATATGACATCGGATCAGGATACTATGCCCGGGACAAGGAAGCCCCTACAATGCCTTTTAGGAGGACACATTTCTCTGTGGAGAGCTGCTCAGGGGCGTTAAAATAGGACGTACAAACATGTAGGCTAACGCCCTTCGAACAAGTACCAGTATTCCAGTGATCAAGACGGTGATCATTGTTATACAGTGCCTTGTAAAACATTTTGCATCTTCAGAGTGGTAGACCTGTtgtataaatcaaatgatacccccccccccccccccccaaaaaaaaaatgtttaattcccaggttgtaaggcaaaaaaatactgggtgaatactttcgggggtgaatactttcgcaagccactgtagatgGTCAGATGCTAGACTGGTATCAAAGAGGCAACGAATGTACTTGCCGCCCTCTATCACCCTGTGCACTCCGATAGCGTTGGGTCAGGAGTGGTCAGTGTTCTCTCGGGTCAGCTGCATGTTGTCCTGCCAGCCTGTCAGGCCAACCTGTTCTGTGGCTGGCGCTGCCCAACAGGTTGTGGTGGTGGCGCTGGCCCTGGATGCCCATCTGGCCCTAGCATCTGTCCATACATCTGTCCTGCTGTGGCCAAGGACAGGATCGAGGAGAGCCCCCCTCTACGAGCGCTGGGGCATGAACACGCAGGATGTCCACTGGCACCATCGCCATACGTTTTCACCCTTAACTACATGTACTGCTGGGGAATGATGATGATGGGAGATATGTGTACTCTAGACAGTAAAGTGCTTTCTATTGAAGAAATTCTGAATTGGCTTGCTGTTGCTGCTGGTAAGCCCAACAGCCATTTTCACCTGCAATATCAAATTTAATTTACAAAAACTTGCACAGGTCTTACAATTAGCCACGAAAAGAAAGAAATTCTCATGTAAACCATCAAATAATGAATGTAAGTCATTGTTATCTTCTTTACTAGGAATCTTGCTTAACACACAAAGGCAGAAGGAAGTCATTGTCTGGGTAtgcatgtatatatgtgtgtgtgaccctAACTGGTTTAATGAAAGATGTGGGAATGAAACAATGACTGCCTTTTTAAACACCAGAAAGCTGCAGAGAGGAGATGACATTGAATGGATGAACCCAACGAAAAGTCCTTGAGGGAAAGTAATGGCCATTCTCCACTCTCATTGATGTCTCTGTATGCACTATTGATACAGCCGATTGCTTTATACATGTGGTTGATTGCTTTGTGCATGCTtgtccgagtgtgtgtgtgtgtgtgggtgggtgttggTGTACCAATTGATTTGTGTTTGCCTGTCCTGGATATACACATTTTATAAACTATTATCCATTATCAACAACATACATGTGACGGGTCTAGCTTAGCAGTGGAGCTGCCCGCTTCAGACCACATGTACTGGCCCTGGAGACAGGGTTCGGTCCGCCTCTAACTTTCATCCCTCtcaactgtctccctctctcaagatctctgtaaaaaaaaaaaaaatctataaaataCAGAATTTAGTTTTACAcaagtgtgtgcgtatgtgtacgCATTTGACATGgtttctgtgtgagtgtgtgtgttctgactaAGCAGTGTTTTCTGTCTCACCAGGGCTCCACGCTTTAAGGGCTACCAGCAGCAGGACAGCCAGGAGCTGCTCCATTACCTACTGGACTCCATGAGAGTAGAAGAGACTAAGGTGAGACTATAGACCCACATTACAAACACCCCATCCTTCTTCCACTCAGCCTAGTACCATGGCTCCCTCTCTGTGCCAGTGGCCGTGTTTGAGATCCACACTGACTGAGCAGGCGGACCGATCTACAAATggtaatgagtagttatttaggatgcctttttttcttttctttgttGTAGTGACTGAGCAGAACGTATGCTCTCGAACACACCCTGTGTCTTGTGAAGTATGAGCATGGTGACATAAAGCCATTAACTCTCTATGTGAACGGTGTCTATGATACCAGCAGCCAAGCTACATGTAGGGTGGTGTCCAAGTTAGTAGGAGTATTCAAAAGAACAGGCAATGTTTTGATTGCAATTGAGAAGCACACTTCAATCGCTAATGTAGAGCAGGCTGAAAGCCATGGGAGGCATTCACCTGTGTGCTTGTGGATGACAGTGTGCAGGGTCTGGTCTTTGCCTTTGCTCCTTGGCCAGCCATTGTCTTTTAACCTTATGGTACCATATTTTCTGGCAAGTGCAgactgtctccccccccctcgtTCAGAAATTAGGGGGAGCCCACCATCACTGTGGGCCCGGCCCAGGGCTGAGTCAGTTGGCCCCTCGGCCCCACCAGCGGCTCAGCCAGCCCCAAAAATAGAGGAGAGTAGCGGGTGTGGAGTGGTCAGCCCGGGGCCTGGGACAAGGGGACAAGGGTACAGGCTGGGACTCCCCCCTGGTTCTTTTTAAACTTGTGAACACTGACAGTTGTGCCACTTACTGGACTTGCAAGTGGCACGACGGGCGTCATTGTGTGATCTGGGAAACACGCAGCTGTAGGTCGCCCCATTGTGCTGGAGGGTCACCCCCCCCTCCGCAGCTCAAATCAGGGAGTCCGGGACGGAGGGGTGAAGGGGGGGTGGAGCTGGCCCTATTCATACATTCATTATACATTATAGGTTTGCTCAttatacgtttgtttatcccatgtgcaactctgtgttgttgtttttgtcgcactgctttgctttatcttggccaggtcgcagttgtaaatgataacttgttctcaactggcctacctggttaaataaaggtgaaataatacaaaaaaacatttcaaacatACGCTTATATGCATTTTACATCTACTGTCTGATGAATTTACAATACATTTACCTGCAAAAAGGTTTTATGTGTTCGCACTCAAAAAGATGTCGCGTGAAGCATGCTTCATTCGATTTCTTACATTATTTTCACTGCATCAGGGATAGCGTACGCAGACGTTTCACTGCATCAGGGATAGCGTAAGCAGACGTTTCACTGCATCAGGGATAGCGTACACAGACGTTTCACTGCATCAGGGATAGCGTACACAGACGTTTCACTGCATCAGGGATAGCGTACACAGACGTTTCACTGCATCAGGGATAGCGTACACAGACGTTTCGGCTTTACAGCCTTCAGTGTGTAGGTATCATTTTCTTTCAATTCAAAACAGCATTTGTAAAGAACAGCCAATGTGCAGCAGTTGCTTCTAATCAGGTTTGCCACTCATCTGCCATAAATTGACCAGCACAGCATACGCAACCCAACAAATATTGTATACACATCATCTTGACACTTACACGTTTTATTTACTCAAAACGGAATTGTAGGTACAGTCATCGTGTTTAGCTTGCGCCAACTCAAATGTCCTCAACTGCACGGAATCAGCCCAAACAAACGtgcaataaaacacacacacacactgagtgacTGGCCATTTCTCCCATAGCCTGTCAACACCAACATAGGAGGCCCAAGTATTTGTGTTGATTGGCCATTTAGTCTAAATATGCTAATTGCACACAGTCAATTATCACCAATTAGCTGAGACGTTAGGTAATGCTCCCTCTCGGGGCATGGCCTGTCCTTGGCCCATCTTAATTTAGTTTACACCCCTCCCTTACCCTGagcctacacactacacactgttaCTTTGGGTAGGGgggttcggggggggggggggggggggggtcctgctgGTGATTAATTATTGTGGGGCTCAGCAGGGTCTGACTGACTAGGgagaggagtacaggaggggtgaagggggGCTGCGGAGCTGGGATTAACCAGGTTTTTGACCTAAATAGCCAGTCCAGTGCGTGGGTCCGGGGACAATAGGGGCGACTAGTCGTGTCCACAGACACAGACCACGGCCAATTATCTATTGATTGGTGCTTTACTGCGTTTGGTGCCTCTACTTCCACTAGCCGACACACTCGCTGACCATGTCACCTTCAATCACTGCCCAAGGCCACGCCACCGAGACTGTCAGAGGCGGCTGCCTGACACACTCCACACAAACACATGCGcagtgtacacacacaaacacacacaggagaagtacacacacacacacatatgaagtACACACACGGCcgctgtgtacacacacacacccccccccccacacacgcaGTACATGCACAcatggcgcacacacacacattcagagagCTCTGGAAGAAGTGCGTATTTGTTTACTAATGTGTATTTACTCGTGTGTATTTACAAACGCACTATCATTTTTGTAGTGGTTTCAATTCCTTGGCTTCCCATGGTAGCACTTATATAAATCTCCCTTTGTTGTATAAAACCTCCATTTTGTAGTCCTCCATTTTTCTATCTACTTAAGTTGGCATTTATATGTAGTGTTTGACATTCCCAGCGGATCAAAGCGGGCATTCTGAAATCCTTCAACAACCCCACCGAGAAGACTGCAGATGATGAGACCAAACGCCAAGTCAAAGGTTCCTGTTCCATTCTGACCCACAGTAGTTTTGACCTAAATCAATAGCGCCATCTCTTGGCAGCTTTATGTACTGTTCAATGGCTTACTATGGATTAATTCCTCAAACCACAGGAAACACTGAGCATGTTTCATGATTAAACATAGGCACTGATTAAAGTCCATTTATTCTGCTTGATTGTAGCTGAACTTTGCTGTTTTTATTTGCTCAACCTTTATTTGCCTCATATCTCAGCATACGGGAAGGAGGGTGTGAAGCTGAACTTTGTGGATCGCATCTTTGTGGGGGAGTTGACCAACACCATCATGTGTGAGGAGTGTGAGCATGTAAGTGATTCATTGCCTGACCCTGTTTATGGTTACTGGAATCTAGGTGTGTGTGGTCAACCACTGAATAGTTTGGCTGTATTCCTTAATACTTAATGGTGATTAATCATAGAACTATAGTTATAATAATAAATGCCATTTTAgaagatgcttttatccaaagcgacttacaatcACGCTACATACATTTTATGTACGGCTGAccctgggaatcgaacccacaatcctggtgtTGCATGTGCCATGCTCTACCGTCTGAGCcatatgttttgtgtgtgtcaTACACAGTTAAACCATTTTAAACCACTTCTCAATGAGCAGTGTTCATATTTCAGTAAGACTGTAGTTGTTCCCAACTGAAAGCCGGGACGTCCTTTGATTGTGCGTGATATGAGTGCCTGTCCtccgtctcccccccccccccacagatcTCCACAGTGAAGGAAGCCTTCATTGACATCTCCCTGCCCATCATTGAGGAGCGGGTGAGCATATCTTTGCAATAGTTTTGCAATAGTGTCCAGTCCAGAATACTGCTTCTGCCATGGTGGTCATATGTGATAAGTGGTTGGTTTCATCTCTTATCTTTGTGTCATTTCCTGGTGCTGTTCAGATGTCCAAGCCGTCCAACCCGGGTAGGACTGGGAAGAGCCGTCGGGAGCAAGAAGCTCACGTCTCCCACGGTGGCGAGATGCTTTCCGCAGTGCTCAATAAGAACAGCAGGAAACTTAgcgcacaggtgtgtgtgttctttgtgtctgtgtttaaaAGTGCAGTTTGAGTCAGTGGGTGGGTGTGTTTtgctgactgtgtgtgtctgcctccctCAGAAGCAGCAGCAGGGCCAGAAGTCCCCTGGCTCTGTGGAGGAGAAGGGGGCAGACAGCCCCTCGGACCACCCCGAGGAGGAGTCCCACTCCGTAATGGCCCGTGCTGCAGGTTCCAAAATGGCCGCCACCAGCAGCCTATCAGACGGCAGCGATAAAGACTCGGGCCCTCAGGACAGCAGCAACGACGCCGACAGCGAGGCCTCGGAGAGCGAGTGGACCCCCCGGCACCCATCGGGCCACAGCCATGGTGGCAGAGGGTCCACCCCTACCCAGTCTCCCACCCCGCCTGCCCTCTCCCTCAGGACCCAGCAGGGTGGTGCTGTGGAGCAGCTGGTCAGTGCAGTGCAAAAGATGAACCTGGGCCCTGATTCAGGGGACTCACCCTCACACTGTCCTGAGGACCAGGGGGAGCCCCAGCCTCAACAGTCTCCTCACTCCCACCACCAGGGGGCATTCAAGGCACTGTCCCACAGCTACACGCCCTGCTCTAAGGAGTGCTCCGTTCAGTCCTGCCTTCACCAGTTCACCTCGGTGGAGCTTCTGATGGGCAACAACAAGCTGTTGTGCGAGAGCTGCACGGACCGGCAGAAACAACTGCAGAAGAGCACCTCAGTAGGTTAGTTAGAACACATACACCGTTTGATAGAGAACTTGTGCTGGTTTGAAAGATATATAATGtattcttttatttaacaaggcaagtcagttaagaacaaattcttatttacaatgacggcctaccccggccaaacccggacgactctgggccaattgtgcatatgggactcccaatcacggccggatgtggtatagcctggattcgaaccagggtggcTGTTAAGGAAAtgtgcattgagatgcagtgccttagaccgctgtgccactcgggagcccttgtTGTTAAAGACAATTTGTTTGTGATTCTGACCTGATAGTGACAGCAGTTGGTGTTATGGAAATGTGTGGCTATTATGGAAATGTTTACACAGATATTCAAATACAGACATTTAGGCTACGCTGACTTGTATCAGGCAGAGCAATCATGTATTTGAAAAGTTCCCATTCACAAAGTGACATTGTGGTGTCTGTATGTGCTTAcagacagtggtgtaaagtacttaagtacaagTACTTTAAAGCACTATTTAAGTCGTTTTTTTAAGGAATCTGAACTTTACTTAACTATTTAGATTTTacacaacttttactccactaaatgcctaaggaaaataatgtactttttactccattcattttctctgacacccaaaaagtactctttacatttcaaatgcttagcaggactggAAAATGGTTACTTTAAAGAATgggaaatgatttatacttttttatttgagcaattacatttactgttgatgcttttaagtatatttaaaaccaaatattttttaaacttttactcaagtagtattttactgtatGACTTTTACTTGAATCATTTCTTATTACGGTAGTTTTAGccaagtatgacaattgtgtacttttttcaccactgctTACAGAGAAGAAGTCTGACAAGGTGTACACCAGCGCTCGCAAACAGATTCTGATCTCTTCGCTGCCCCCGGTGG
It encodes:
- the LOC129837310 gene encoding ubiquitin carboxyl-terminal hydrolase 45-like isoform X2, with translation MWSMCSDCLRERTMIDGEPVSGHDILVCLKCGFQGCSQSESQHSTKHHQTLHLESHCITVSLGTWKAWCFECNEELSTHCNKKALAQTLDFLQKHSVKAASGTTSKMIKLREEPSDYADQSKGKSPVNNSTLVPVKGINNLGNTCFFNAVMQNLSQTHMLNDLIQDVKAKGHKLKICPPAESNVGALTVTLPSPEPLTSAMFLFLHSVKESGKGSVNPKILFNQLCQKAPRFKGYQQQDSQELLHYLLDSMRVEETKRIKAGILKSFNNPTEKTADDETKRQVKAYGKEGVKLNFVDRIFVGELTNTIMCEECEHISTVKEAFIDISLPIIEERMSKPSNPGRTGKSRREQEAHVSHGGEMLSAVLNKNSRKLSAQKQQQGQKSPGSVEEKGADSPSDHPEEESHSVMARAAGSKMAATSSLSDGSDKDSGPQDSSNDADSEASESEWTPRHPSGHSHGGRGSTPTQSPTPPALSLRTQQGGAVEQLVSAVQKMNLGPDSGDSPSHCPEDQGEPQPQQSPHSHHQGAFKALSHSYTPCSKECSVQSCLHQFTSVELLMGNNKLLCESCTDRQKQLQKSTSVEKKSDKVYTSARKQILISSLPPVVTLHLKRFHQAGMNLRKVNRHVNFPLLLDLAPFCSASCKNLVAGERVLYSLYGIVEHSGSMRGGHYTAYVKVRWPQRRTEQPHRRNMAGPREASSATQGQWVYVSDTNVHAVPESRVLNSQAYLLFYEEML
- the LOC129837310 gene encoding ubiquitin carboxyl-terminal hydrolase 45-like isoform X1 → MRLKDPFSLKAVGMTKRTNKPRKPRDEESSDEVSGLTCQHVSKAVDLSSVKKAVTSSMWSMCSDCLRERTMIDGEPVSGHDILVCLKCGFQGCSQSESQHSTKHHQTLHLESHCITVSLGTWKAWCFECNEELSTHCNKKALAQTLDFLQKHSVKAASGTTSKMIKLREEPSDYADQSKGKSPVNNSTLVPVKGINNLGNTCFFNAVMQNLSQTHMLNDLIQDVKAKGHKLKICPPAESNVGALTVTLPSPEPLTSAMFLFLHSVKESGKGSVNPKILFNQLCQKAPRFKGYQQQDSQELLHYLLDSMRVEETKRIKAGILKSFNNPTEKTADDETKRQVKAYGKEGVKLNFVDRIFVGELTNTIMCEECEHISTVKEAFIDISLPIIEERMSKPSNPGRTGKSRREQEAHVSHGGEMLSAVLNKNSRKLSAQKQQQGQKSPGSVEEKGADSPSDHPEEESHSVMARAAGSKMAATSSLSDGSDKDSGPQDSSNDADSEASESEWTPRHPSGHSHGGRGSTPTQSPTPPALSLRTQQGGAVEQLVSAVQKMNLGPDSGDSPSHCPEDQGEPQPQQSPHSHHQGAFKALSHSYTPCSKECSVQSCLHQFTSVELLMGNNKLLCESCTDRQKQLQKSTSVEKKSDKVYTSARKQILISSLPPVVTLHLKRFHQAGMNLRKVNRHVNFPLLLDLAPFCSASCKNLVAGERVLYSLYGIVEHSGSMRGGHYTAYVKVRWPQRRTEQPHRRNMAGPREASSATQGQWVYVSDTNVHAVPESRVLNSQAYLLFYEEML